AGATGAAAACGCCAGCGTCCGTTGAGGGAATGAAAGTAAGGGGAATCCTCGCGCTGCCGGTGGTTGAGGGCGGTTGCTTCATCCGGGAACGGGATCAGCGGCGCGCGGGCAGGCAGGCGGTTGATCGCGGTGATCTGCGGATTCTCCCAGTCAGGGACATGCTGCGCGTGACGGGCTGAGCAGGGCATGATTTCTTCCCTCGGTGTGCAGTAGGTGGAGATCTGACAACGGGGATGATTGTATCACGCCCCGGCCCGCTTATCCGCATGAGTGCGGGCGGGGGCGCAGAGCAAAGAAATCTCTCTTGACAAAGCCGCCCGTCCTGTGTACCCTGAAAGTCCAGGGCCAGCGGCTCTGGTTTTTTGCGCCTGCCACCTGGCAGGATGCCAGGCCAATGCCCCACAGCGACGTATCGTTATCGCCGGGATGCCAGCAGGATGAAGATTCGGCCAGGGTCAACGGTGTTGCGCACGCGGGTGCAACCGCCGGCGCTCCGGAACAGCGTGGAGGGGCGCCAGCGCCGCGCTTTGCCGTTGATCGCCGGACCGGCGTCCACCGCCAGACTTTCAGGCTCTTGTTCGTGATCAAGCCACCCGCGGGGTGGCTTTTTTATGGGAGGTCACCAGTTTCCATGTCCCAGGTAACGCTCAAAGGTGCTGATCTGCGCCAGTCTGTCCGTTTCATCGACGTGTACAAGCCGCCACGGATCGAGGGCGACTTCACCGGCAAGCACATCATCTCCGTCGATCAGTTTGACCGCCAGGACCTGCAAATCCTGTTCGATGCCACGCTGTCCATCCGCAGGCGTATGAAGCAGAACGACCGCGGCCTGCTCCAGCTTGGCGCGGGGCGGGTGATGGCGACGCTGTTCTACGAGGCCAGTACCCGTACCGATATGTCCTTCCAGGCGGCGATGAGTCATCTGGGCGGGCAGGTGATCACGGCCAGCAACGGCGTACATTTCTCGTCGATCTACAAGGGCGAGAATCTGGCCGATACGGTACGTGCGGTTGGCTGCTACGCGGATGTGATCGTCCTGCGCCATCCGGAAGTCGGCTCTTCCTACGAGGCCGCTCATTACCTGGATACGCTCCGCGACCAGGGCATCGTCCGCCAGCCGGTGGTGATCAGCGGTGGTGATGGCGTGGGCGAGCATCCCACTCAGGCCCTGTTGGACCTGTTCACCATCTACGACTTCAAGAAGACGATCGACGGCCTGAACATCACCCTGGTGGGCGATCTCAAGCATGGGCGTACCGTCCACTCGCTGGCCAAGCTGCTGGCCTTCTATGGCGCGCAGGGCGTCACGCTCAACTTTGTCGCGCCAGATGTGCTGCGTATGCCCGAATCGGTTGTCAGCCTGGTCAAGAGCATGGGGATCACGGTTTACGAGACGGACAACCTGTACGATGTGCTCGGCCACACTGATGTGATCTACTGGACGCGTGTCCAGGAAGAGCGGTTTGCCGCGCCGGAAGACTACGAGGCGATCAAGGATCGTTTCATCATGACGCCGCCGGTACTGGCCCAGGCTAAAGCGGACGCCATCCTGATGCACCCCTTGCCCCGCAAGAACGAAATGGGCACACCGGAGGATCACGACGCGCTGGACGCCGATCCGCGGGCGGTGTACTTCCGCCAGATGGAAAACGGCATGTTTGTGCGGATGGCCCTGCTGGCCAAAGTGCTGGGCGGGCTGTGGGTCTAGCTGGCTGAGGGCGGGCCGGGCAGCCTGCCCGGTCCGCCAGACCGGTTGTGAGGGAAGGGAAACGCGCCATGACTCTGCTCACCATCCCCGGTATGGTCGATCCGCATGTGCATCTGCGCGGGTTGGACTGGTCGCACAAGGCGACGTTCGCCAGCGAGACGGCCGCCGCACTGGCCGGCGGCTACTGGGCCGTGCTGGATATGCCCAACACGCCCCCGCCGACCATCGATCGCCCTGCCCTGGCGCTTAAGCTGGCCGCCCTGGGTGAGGAAGCGGTCTGCGACTGGGGCGTCTACTTTGGCGCCAGCCAGAAGGATAACAGGGCCGAGTTCGCGGCGGTGAGCGCGGCGGTCTGTGGATTGAAGATCTACAACAACGCCACGACCGGGACGCTGCTGGTGGAGGATCAGGCCTTGCGGGAGCGAATCTATGCCGCCTGGCCCGCCGGGCGGGTGATCGCCGTCCATGCCGAAGGCGAGACCATCCCCCGCATCCTGGAACTGGTTCGCCGCACCGGCAAGCATACCCACTTCTGTCATGTCAGCACCGCAGAGGAGATCGGCTACCTGAGGGCAGCGCGGGCCGAGGGCCTGCCGATCAGCATTGGCGTCACCCCGCATCATCTTTACCTGACTGAGGATGATGTCCCCCGGCTGGGCGGCTTCGGGCGGATGAAACCAGAATTGAAGACGCGGGCGGATGTGGAGGCGCTGTGGGCGGCGGTGGATGATGGCCTCGTTGATGTGATCGAGTCTGATCACGCGCCGCATACAGTGGCGGAGAAAACCGCGCCGCAACCAGCCTTTGGCGTGCCGGGCCTGGAAACGACCCTGCCGCTGCTGGGGCTGGCGGTACACGAGAGGCGCCTGAGCGAGGAGCGTCTGGTGGAGCTGGTGGCGCTCAACCCGCAGCGTATCTTCGGTCTGCGCCCGCCTGAGGGGACTTACACGCGCGTTGACCTGGCCGATTCGTTCGTGATCGTCCCCGCCAACCTGCGCACGGCGCCTGGCTGGTCGCCCTTTGCCGGGATGCGTGTCTACGGGCGGGTGCGCGAGGTCTGGATTCGCGGGCGGTTGGTCTTCGACGGGACGCAGGTTCTGGCGGAACTGGGTTCCGGGCGGAACCTGTTCAGCGGGGAAGGGGCAGCGGGGTGAAGCGTTTCCTGCTGTGGCTCAACCGCGCAGGGTATGCCGGTTTGCTACGCCCGCTGATCTTCCGTACGTCATCGGCGCAGCAGGCCCACGCGCACATGCTACGCCTGCTGTGCTTTGCTGATGGCCAACCCTGGCTGGCCGGGCTGCTGGCCGCGCTGCGGCAGGCGATGATGCCGCCTGCGCCGGTCGAGGTCGGCGGTGTCTGCCTGGATCATCCCCTGATTCTGGCGGCGGGGCTGGTCAAAGGCGAGGGCTTCGCCGATGAAGCGGCGGCGCTGGCTGCTGTGCAGGCCGGGCGGGACATCATCCCTGGCTGGCGGACGATCCCCGCGCTGGCCGGACCGGTTGAGTTTGGTTCTTATACCCGCTGGCCGCGCCTTGGCAACCCCGGCACCGTCCTGTGGCGCGATCCGGCCACCGGTTCAACGCAGAATCGTGTCGGCCTGCGCAACCCCGGCGTGCTGGCGGCGGCGGCTTTCCTGGGGGCGCGGAAGCACGAGTTGCCCGCGCAGTTCGGGATCAACATCGCCGTCAGCCCCAGCGTGGACGATCCGGACCGCCAGACAGAGGAAGTGCTGGCTTCGCTGCGGGCTTTTCTGGATCGCGGGGTGTACCCGACCTGGTTCACGCTCAACCTGAGCTGCCCCAATACCGAAGACGATCCGGGCGGCAACCAGACCGCTGACCTGGCTGAGCAGCTGTGCGGCGCGGCGGTAACGTGCCTGCGCGAGGCTGAAGCGGCTGCCGGACAGGCGATCCCGCTGTGGGTCAAAGTGGGGCCAGACCTGAGCACTACCCAGTACCGCGCCCTGCTGCGCGTATTCGCAGCAGTGGGCGTGCGGGCCGTGATCGCCACCAACACGCTCGGCCTGCCTGCGCCGGGCGATGAGACGCTGACGGCAGGCGTGGGCGGCGGACGGCTGCATGCTCCGGCGCTGGCAGCGGTGCGCGCCTTGATGGAAGAACAGGCGGCGGGCAGCTGGCCGGTGGACGTGATCGGCTGCGGGGGCGTGCTGGATGGCACGACCTACCGCAACTTTGCCGCGCTGGGCGTCCGGGCGGCGCAGTACTGGTCGGCCCTGGTCTACCGGGGGCCTTATGCCGCGGCGCTGATTCAGGCGGAGATGGCAGAGGGGAATAGGGAGTAGGGAGCGTTGGCACGGGGCGTGTGCTGGCTGCGGGCCCGGCGCCTGTCGGTGGCAGTCAGAGGGCTTGCAGGTCGCTGTGGGCCACGGTTCGGAGAGTGAGGATGATGACTGCTTCTGTTGAAGTTTCGCCGCAGGCGATCGCCCGCGCCCTGCTGGAAATCCGGGCGGTGGTGTTTTCACCGCGGGCGCCGGTCAAGTTCAAGTCTGGCATCCTGTCGCCGGTCTACGTGGATAACCGGCGGTTGCCTTTCTGGCCGCAGCAGTGGCGGTTGGTGATCGAAGGTTTTTGCCAGGTGATCGCCGCGCAGGGCCTGGCCTTCGATGTGATCGCCGGGATCGCTGCAGCGGGCATCCCGCACAGCGCGGCCCTGGCCTATCGCCTGATGACGCCCTCGGTGTTTGTCCGCAAGGAAGCCAAAGATCACGGCCTGCGCAGCCAGATCGAAGGCGGCGATGTTGCCGGGCGGCGTGTGCTGCTGGTGGAAGATCTGGTCACAACCGGCGGCAGCAGCCTGGCCGGGGTTGAGGCGCTGCGGGCGGCAGGGGCGACCGTGACCGACTGCCTGTGCATCACGACTTATGGCTTCCCGGAGGCATGGGCAGCATTCCAGGCGGCGGATGTGCGGTTGCACCCGCTGACGCCCTTCGCGACGATCGCGGCGGAGGCGGCGGCGTTGGGCTATTTTGGCCCGGCGGAACTGGCGCTGGTGGAGGCGTGGCTGCGCGACCCGCATGGCTGGCCAGGCGCGAGCCAGGAGGAGGCGGAAGGATGAGCGGCGCGATTGCCAAATACCATCGGCGGGTGGAGGCGGTTGATTCACTGCTGTGCGTCGGACTGGACAGCCAGTTCGACCGGCTGCCGCCGCGCTTCCAGGCCGACCCGCACCCGCAGTTTGCCTTCAACCGCTGGATCATCGACCAGACCTATCCTTACGTTAGCGCCTACAAGCCCAACATGGCCTTTTATGAGGCGCGCGGCGCGGCAGGCCTGACCGATCTGGCCCTGACGATGGCGTACCTGCGCGATAACCACCCCGACATCTTGACCATCTGCGACGCCAAGCGGGCCGATATCGGCTCAACCAATGAGGGCTATGTTGCGGCGATCTTCGATCGGCTTGGCTTTGACGCGGTTACGCTCAACCCGTATCTGGGCCGGGAAGCGCTGATGCCCTTCCTGGAGCGGGCGGACCGGGGGTGCATCATCCTGTGCCGGACCTCCAACCCCGGCGCGGGCGAGTTGCAGGATCGGCTCGTCGATGGCCGCCCGCTGTGGCAGGTGGTGGCCGAGCAGGTGCGCGATAGCTGGAACGTGCATGGCAACTGTATGCTGGTGGCCGGGGCGACCTACCCCGATGAACTGGCCCGCATCCGCACTCTGGTGGGGGCGATGCCGCTGCTGGTGCCGGGGATCGGGGCGCAGGGCGGAGAGGTGGCGGCGACCGTCCGCGCCGGGCTGGCTCCGGATGGGCGAGGGCTGATCATCAATGCTTCCCGCGCTGTGATCTTCGATTCCGATCCGGCGGCGGCGGCCCGCGCCCTGCGCGACGCGATTCGTGAGGCGGCTAGCGCATGCCGCTAGGCTATCCTGGCTGTTCTGGTTCCGCTTCCCCGCAGGTTGCCCGGTAATCTGCGCCGGGCAAGTATTGCGCCCACTCCTCCGCGTTCAGGTTGCGTCCGGCGATCTGGCAGGCGTGCTCCGCCCAGACAGCCGTGC
This is a stretch of genomic DNA from Anaerolineae bacterium. It encodes these proteins:
- a CDS encoding amidohydrolase family protein; translation: MTLLTIPGMVDPHVHLRGLDWSHKATFASETAAALAGGYWAVLDMPNTPPPTIDRPALALKLAALGEEAVCDWGVYFGASQKDNRAEFAAVSAAVCGLKIYNNATTGTLLVEDQALRERIYAAWPAGRVIAVHAEGETIPRILELVRRTGKHTHFCHVSTAEEIGYLRAARAEGLPISIGVTPHHLYLTEDDVPRLGGFGRMKPELKTRADVEALWAAVDDGLVDVIESDHAPHTVAEKTAPQPAFGVPGLETTLPLLGLAVHERRLSEERLVELVALNPQRIFGLRPPEGTYTRVDLADSFVIVPANLRTAPGWSPFAGMRVYGRVREVWIRGRLVFDGTQVLAELGSGRNLFSGEGAAG
- the pyrB gene encoding aspartate carbamoyltransferase, giving the protein MSQVTLKGADLRQSVRFIDVYKPPRIEGDFTGKHIISVDQFDRQDLQILFDATLSIRRRMKQNDRGLLQLGAGRVMATLFYEASTRTDMSFQAAMSHLGGQVITASNGVHFSSIYKGENLADTVRAVGCYADVIVLRHPEVGSSYEAAHYLDTLRDQGIVRQPVVISGGDGVGEHPTQALLDLFTIYDFKKTIDGLNITLVGDLKHGRTVHSLAKLLAFYGAQGVTLNFVAPDVLRMPESVVSLVKSMGITVYETDNLYDVLGHTDVIYWTRVQEERFAAPEDYEAIKDRFIMTPPVLAQAKADAILMHPLPRKNEMGTPEDHDALDADPRAVYFRQMENGMFVRMALLAKVLGGLWV
- the pyrE gene encoding orotate phosphoribosyltransferase; translation: MMTASVEVSPQAIARALLEIRAVVFSPRAPVKFKSGILSPVYVDNRRLPFWPQQWRLVIEGFCQVIAAQGLAFDVIAGIAAAGIPHSAALAYRLMTPSVFVRKEAKDHGLRSQIEGGDVAGRRVLLVEDLVTTGGSSLAGVEALRAAGATVTDCLCITTYGFPEAWAAFQAADVRLHPLTPFATIAAEAAALGYFGPAELALVEAWLRDPHGWPGASQEEAEG
- the pyrF gene encoding orotidine-5'-phosphate decarboxylase, producing the protein MSGAIAKYHRRVEAVDSLLCVGLDSQFDRLPPRFQADPHPQFAFNRWIIDQTYPYVSAYKPNMAFYEARGAAGLTDLALTMAYLRDNHPDILTICDAKRADIGSTNEGYVAAIFDRLGFDAVTLNPYLGREALMPFLERADRGCIILCRTSNPGAGELQDRLVDGRPLWQVVAEQVRDSWNVHGNCMLVAGATYPDELARIRTLVGAMPLLVPGIGAQGGEVAATVRAGLAPDGRGLIINASRAVIFDSDPAAAARALRDAIREAASACR